The Candidatus Aminicenantes bacterium genome has a window encoding:
- a CDS encoding glycosyltransferase family 9 protein, protein MDKLAGKPVALVLNVVARLLSVILRRDHTLHANFRRIVICKFVGLGSIIQLTPFIRTLRANYPEAQIAFVTSESNRELAERLGLIDTVITVNDTAGLFPLLFTAARTLFRLWGFRAEMYMDFELFSNFSSVLATMSCARNRIGFFKSSFAYRSGIYNYLIYFNMKAPVSEVFLQSARLLGCKVIIRELHKIEVREKDLAALKAVLPFDPHKKFIVVNANASDLRVERRWDGASFAQLMEKIVEAFPDRRIVLSGVKSEAAYTSEIRNMVREPFRERIDDLSGKLTLGAFIALLDNAELLISNDTGPMHIAFALRKRTVTLWGPGLPLQYGDAVNSISIHKNLYCSPCIYEFDIPPCKGDNQCMKAISVDDVLAAVRVAITSAPVGRAVESSMIYTRDEGHYPLGVVIK, encoded by the coding sequence ATGGACAAGCTTGCGGGAAAACCTGTGGCGCTTGTCTTGAATGTGGTTGCGCGCTTGCTGTCCGTGATCCTTAGACGCGACCATACGCTTCATGCTAATTTCCGGCGGATCGTGATCTGCAAATTCGTCGGCTTGGGCAGTATCATCCAGTTAACGCCGTTCATCCGGACCTTGCGCGCGAACTATCCAGAAGCGCAGATTGCTTTTGTGACCTCGGAATCCAACCGCGAACTGGCGGAGCGGCTCGGTCTGATCGATACCGTTATTACCGTGAACGATACAGCAGGCTTGTTCCCTCTCCTTTTCACCGCAGCACGGACATTGTTTCGCCTTTGGGGCTTTAGAGCCGAAATGTACATGGATTTCGAGCTTTTTTCCAATTTCAGCAGCGTTCTTGCGACCATGAGCTGCGCCAGGAACCGCATTGGATTCTTCAAGAGCTCCTTCGCCTACCGCTCCGGGATTTACAATTACCTGATCTATTTTAACATGAAAGCACCGGTGTCCGAGGTGTTTTTGCAGAGCGCGAGGCTGTTGGGGTGCAAGGTCATCATCCGCGAACTCCACAAGATTGAAGTCCGGGAAAAGGACCTCGCCGCTCTCAAAGCGGTCCTCCCCTTTGATCCCCACAAAAAATTTATTGTGGTCAATGCCAATGCTTCCGACCTCCGCGTGGAGCGGCGCTGGGACGGAGCCAGTTTCGCGCAGCTCATGGAAAAAATAGTGGAGGCCTTTCCCGATCGCCGGATTGTGCTTTCCGGCGTCAAATCCGAGGCCGCCTATACGTCCGAGATTCGCAACATGGTCCGCGAGCCCTTTCGCGAACGTATCGACGACCTCTCTGGCAAACTCACCCTGGGCGCGTTCATCGCGCTCCTCGACAACGCGGAGCTGCTGATCTCCAATGACACGGGCCCCATGCATATCGCCTTCGCGCTCAGGAAGAGGACGGTTACCCTCTGGGGGCCGGGCCTCCCGCTGCAGTATGGCGATGCCGTGAACTCCATCTCCATCCACAAGAACCTTTACTGCAGTCCATGCATCTACGAATTCGACATTCCGCCTTGCAAAGGCGACAACCAATGCATGAAGGCCATTTCTGTAGATGACGTGTTGGCGGCGGTCCGCGTCGCTATCACCAGCGCGCCGGTGGGGCGTGCAGTGGAAAGCAGCATGATCTACACCCGGGACGAAGGCCATTATCCCCTGGGGGTCGTAATCAAGTGA
- a CDS encoding radical SAM protein, with protein MKRNPGWFRKFLFKGISRIYLGKPEQAEFLATRYATVGSIVKEGINQFCYLARSTRSPGITSIQIEPTNRCNMKCSMCPVNNGMVRPRGDMDFDLFKKIVDENPSIGFYLLMNWGEPLLHPKIFDMVRYIRSKGGRPFFTTNGVLLTEQAMREVMESGLDRLTISLDGMGKTYEQIRGRPYAEIKERVKKLLQLRDSFESPMGIDVNLVVFDETESDVDAFIKEWRPLVDRVQIQPKIEFSGKRKTRCKEPWRGNIIVLWDGTVVPCCVDYEGKLALGNVREKSLKEIVNDKPARALRALHNQYKFTGPCETCSEYETPLIHPRFD; from the coding sequence ATGAAACGAAATCCCGGTTGGTTCAGAAAGTTCCTGTTCAAGGGCATCAGCCGCATTTATCTGGGAAAACCCGAGCAGGCCGAGTTCCTGGCCACTCGTTACGCAACGGTCGGTTCCATTGTCAAGGAAGGAATAAACCAGTTCTGCTACTTGGCGCGTTCCACCCGTTCCCCGGGCATCACCAGCATCCAGATCGAACCCACCAACCGCTGCAACATGAAATGTTCGATGTGCCCGGTCAACAACGGCATGGTCAGGCCCCGCGGCGACATGGATTTCGACCTGTTCAAGAAGATCGTGGACGAGAATCCGAGCATTGGCTTCTACCTGCTCATGAATTGGGGGGAACCGCTGCTGCATCCGAAGATTTTCGACATGGTGCGTTATATCCGCTCCAAGGGAGGACGGCCATTCTTTACCACCAATGGTGTGCTGCTGACGGAACAGGCCATGCGGGAAGTTATGGAAAGCGGCCTGGACCGGCTCACCATCTCCCTGGATGGCATGGGGAAAACCTACGAGCAAATCCGCGGACGGCCCTATGCCGAGATCAAGGAGCGGGTCAAAAAGCTTCTGCAGCTGCGCGATTCCTTTGAAAGCCCCATGGGGATTGATGTCAATCTGGTGGTATTCGACGAGACTGAAAGTGATGTTGATGCCTTTATAAAAGAATGGCGCCCGCTGGTGGACCGTGTGCAGATCCAGCCGAAGATCGAATTTTCGGGGAAACGGAAAACCCGCTGCAAGGAACCGTGGCGCGGAAATATCATCGTGCTTTGGGACGGTACGGTGGTGCCCTGCTGCGTGGATTACGAGGGAAAGCTGGCTCTGGGCAATGTGCGGGAAAAGTCCTTGAAGGAGATCGTGAATGACAAGCCTGCCCGCGCCCTGCGCGCGCTTCATAACCAGTACAAGTTCACCGGCCCTTGCGAGACCTGCAGCGAGTACGAAACCCCACTGATCCATCCGCGGTTTGATTGA